A part of Gemmatimonas groenlandica genomic DNA contains:
- a CDS encoding D-2-hydroxyacid dehydrogenase has product MTFPLPFAPRRIAIGANAHVGIAESIRARRPDLELRGKVFTEITADDLEWAEAYIGFKRPPSVSDMGNVRWIQCTGAGVDSWMASDLDPRILLTRSPESFGPMIAEWAVSRIFAIQLQVLELAAAQRERRWAPRDIARVAGTRALVVGTGDIGRAIASSLQALGVHVTGVSRSGAASSPAFSAVHASSELADLVGNADWIVVAVPDTPASRGLISREVLSRCRGAVLLNAGRGSVVEEAALPDALEKGWLRGAALDVFATEPLPADSPLWSDPRVMVSPHISGLTTIDGAAHGFLECLDSLERGELPKWVVDRARGY; this is encoded by the coding sequence ATGACCTTCCCGCTTCCATTCGCTCCGCGTCGCATCGCCATCGGCGCCAACGCGCATGTGGGCATCGCCGAGTCGATTCGTGCGCGTCGTCCCGACCTCGAACTGCGTGGCAAGGTGTTCACCGAGATCACGGCCGATGACCTCGAGTGGGCGGAGGCGTACATCGGCTTCAAGCGGCCGCCGTCGGTCTCGGATATGGGCAACGTGCGCTGGATCCAGTGCACCGGTGCCGGCGTCGATTCGTGGATGGCGTCCGATCTCGATCCACGCATCCTGCTCACGCGCAGTCCCGAATCGTTCGGTCCGATGATCGCCGAGTGGGCGGTGTCGCGCATCTTCGCGATACAGCTGCAGGTGCTGGAGTTGGCCGCAGCGCAGCGCGAGCGGCGCTGGGCGCCACGTGACATCGCGCGGGTGGCGGGTACGCGCGCGCTCGTCGTCGGTACGGGCGACATCGGCCGCGCGATCGCGTCCTCGTTACAGGCGCTGGGCGTGCATGTGACCGGCGTCTCGCGCAGCGGCGCGGCCAGCAGCCCGGCGTTCAGTGCGGTACACGCGTCGAGTGAACTCGCCGACCTGGTGGGCAACGCCGACTGGATCGTGGTTGCCGTGCCAGACACGCCGGCCTCGCGCGGACTGATTTCCCGCGAGGTGCTGTCGCGCTGCCGGGGCGCGGTGCTCCTGAATGCGGGCCGCGGCTCCGTAGTCGAGGAAGCGGCGCTGCCCGACGCGCTCGAAAAGGGCTGGCTGCGTGGCGCCGCGCTCGATGTGTTCGCCACCGAACCACTGCCGGCCGACTCGCCGCTCTGGAGCGATCCGCGCGTCATGGTGTCGCCACACATTTCGGGCCTTACTACGATCGACGGCGCCGCGCACGGGTTTCTGGAATGCCTCGACTCCCTCGAGCGTGGTGAATTGCCGAAGTGGGTGGTCGACCGCGCGCGTGGGTACTGA
- a CDS encoding ABC transporter permease: MRAGPRGGLLFLATLVVASLLAPYLAPFAADALDLANRRAAPSLAHWFGTDELGRDVLTRVLVGARVSLAIGVLSALMSAAIGVAVGAVAGYAGRWVDDVLMRATDAMLAIPRLPLLMLGAAVLQPGVPMLILLVAAAGWMETARVVRAEVQSLSSLDFVQAARAIGANPVGVIVRHIVPGIIPAATVATTLAIGRGILLESTMSFFGVGVQPPTASWGNMLYQAQTAMTSEPWLAIFPGLFIFATVLACNAVGDAIGSSPTQRRAT; the protein is encoded by the coding sequence ATGAGGGCGGGACCGCGGGGCGGTCTGCTCTTTCTCGCGACGCTTGTCGTGGCGTCGTTGCTGGCCCCCTATCTCGCGCCGTTTGCCGCCGATGCCCTCGATCTGGCCAACCGACGCGCGGCGCCCTCGTTGGCACACTGGTTCGGCACCGATGAACTCGGCCGCGACGTGCTCACTCGCGTGCTGGTGGGCGCTCGCGTCTCGCTCGCTATCGGCGTGCTCTCGGCACTCATGAGCGCAGCGATCGGCGTCGCCGTCGGCGCGGTGGCCGGATACGCCGGTCGCTGGGTCGACGACGTGCTCATGCGCGCTACCGATGCGATGCTCGCCATTCCGCGTCTACCACTGCTGATGCTCGGCGCAGCCGTACTGCAGCCCGGTGTGCCGATGCTGATCCTGCTGGTCGCCGCCGCCGGCTGGATGGAAACGGCACGGGTCGTCCGCGCGGAAGTGCAGTCGTTGTCGTCGCTCGATTTCGTGCAGGCCGCGCGGGCGATCGGGGCGAATCCGGTCGGCGTGATCGTACGCCATATCGTTCCCGGCATCATTCCCGCAGCGACGGTTGCCACGACACTCGCCATCGGTCGCGGCATCCTGCTGGAGAGCACGATGAGCTTCTTCGGCGTCGGCGTGCAGCCTCCGACGGCCAGCTGGGGCAACATGTTGTATCAGGCGCAAACCGCGATGACCAGCGAGCCCTGGCTCGCGATCTTCCCCGGCCTGTTCATCTTTGCCACGGTGCTCGCCTGCAATGCGGTCGGCGACGCCATCGGTTCGTCTCCTACTCAACGCCGGGCCACCTGA
- a CDS encoding carbon-nitrogen hydrolase family protein: MTADTLRIAGAQMAPVWLDRNRTLAKVISAIHGAADDGVQLLVFPEAFVPGYPWWIEWTDGARFDAAVQKSLHAHYLDQAVQIEAGHLDEVCAAIRDRSITVVLGVIERPLDRGGHSVYASLVTIDAAGTIVNVHRKLMPTYEERLSWAPGDGHGLRTHRVGAFTLGALNCWENWMPLARASLYGQGEDLHVAIWPGSVRNTEDITRFMAREGRSYVMSVSGLLRRDQVPEHTPHFALLQRVLPEVMGEGGSCIAGPDAQWIVAPVAHEERLITADIDHTRVREERQNFDAMGHYGRPDVLQLEVNRERQRGVRLRD, from the coding sequence ATGACTGCTGATACCCTCCGTATCGCCGGCGCCCAGATGGCGCCGGTCTGGCTCGATCGCAACCGCACGCTCGCGAAAGTGATCTCGGCGATTCACGGCGCCGCCGACGACGGTGTGCAGCTCCTCGTCTTCCCGGAGGCGTTCGTCCCAGGTTATCCGTGGTGGATCGAGTGGACCGACGGAGCCCGTTTCGACGCGGCCGTACAGAAGTCGTTGCACGCCCATTATCTCGATCAGGCCGTCCAGATCGAAGCCGGACACTTGGACGAGGTGTGCGCGGCCATCCGAGACCGGAGCATCACGGTCGTGCTCGGTGTCATCGAGCGCCCGCTCGACCGAGGCGGACATAGTGTCTACGCCAGCCTCGTCACGATCGACGCGGCGGGTACGATCGTGAATGTGCATCGGAAGCTCATGCCGACATACGAGGAGCGGCTGAGTTGGGCGCCGGGTGACGGACACGGTCTGCGCACGCACCGCGTGGGCGCGTTCACGCTGGGGGCGCTGAACTGCTGGGAGAACTGGATGCCGTTGGCACGGGCGAGCCTGTACGGGCAGGGAGAAGATCTCCACGTCGCCATCTGGCCCGGCAGCGTGCGCAACACGGAGGACATCACCCGCTTCATGGCGCGCGAGGGACGCTCGTACGTGATGTCGGTATCAGGGCTGCTGCGGCGTGATCAGGTGCCCGAGCATACGCCGCACTTCGCATTGCTGCAGCGCGTGCTGCCGGAGGTGATGGGGGAAGGCGGATCGTGTATCGCCGGTCCTGACGCCCAGTGGATCGTGGCGCCGGTGGCCCATGAGGAACGTCTCATCACGGCCGACATCGACCACACGCGTGTACGCGAAGAACGGCAGAACTTCGACGCGATGGGTCATTACGGACGTCCCGATGTGCTGCAGCTCGAGGTGAATCGCGAGCGTCAGCGTGGGGTGCGGCTTCGCGACTGA